The genomic DNA CGGAGAAAATTCTTCCTGTTCCGCTGTCTGTTCCACAGGTGCACTTGATTCCGTTCCATTTGGACTGCCCCCGCCTGCACCTTCGGCAACCGGGCTGAATACTGCTGATACTCCAAGTGCTGCTGCCATTAAACCAACTGACAGTTTTGTAAACAGCGGCCTGCTGCTTTGTAATTCGTCTTTCATAAATAAAAACCTCCTGTAATTTTGTCTCTCTTTGCTGCTGCCTTTCAAATCTTACAGAACGAATATTTATATTTGTTTAATATATTGTAAAGGTTGATTAATATTTTAACTCGGGTAATTTACATAAAAATAAACCGGAGCATTATACTCCGGTTTACTGTAATTTAATTATTATTCATGATGACTGTCGTTGTAATTACTGTTGTCGTTGCCATCAGGATGGCCGCTTCCATGTCTTCCACAGTTTTACTGACAGCTTTGCCGTATTCATTGTTCTCAATCAGTTCAATCAGTTTTTTCTCAGCTGCTTTTTTCCGTTCTTTGCCGAATACTTCGGCTGTTAAATCACACGTTTTTATTAAGCTGAGCAGCATCGCAATCTCAGGATCCGGTTCAGCGTTATTAAATACCACATCATTAACGTGTTTGCGGATTTCCTGTTCCGGACGTTCATCAACTGTCGGATAGACATTCGTATTGAAAAAGAAAAAGTATGTCTTATCTTCTTCTTTTAAAATCCCTTTATCCACGAGTGATAAATACACCGGATCATTAATCGCTTTCGTCTTGCCTGCAAAGTGATTAATCCAATGCTCGACTGTCCGTTCTTTATGATCTTCTTTAATTTCATCAATTACAGTATTGAAGTATGAAACTTCGGTTAATGTATCATCGGCAATGACAACTTTGCCTTCTTTTAATTCGATGCGCCCCATCATTGTGAGCTCGGATAATATCGAACCGACCAGCCCGTAATTCAGCGATGATGATGCCGAGGAGACTGCCGTGCCTTTGTCGTCATCCGTACCGAGTAATATAAGTGCTTCTGCTATTGTAAACATTCGAACACCTCCAGAATCTATATATTAATACCATCAATATCCGGAAGTTAAACAACCCATTTAATTACAGATTTCTAATGTAGCACATGCACTTGTACTTTCTTTCAATCGCATCGAACTGCTCGATGTCACTGCCTGTATACTCTGCGAACATATACAGCGGGTGAAGTGCTTTGTCGTCCGGTTCCACATTGTGCGCCATATCTTCATCAGATAAGTAAAGATGATAATATTCATCAACTTTTCTGTATGCATTCTTTTCAAACCATTCAGCTGAATTGCCCGCGTCACGTGTCCATGCTTCGAGGAACTCAAGGTCCAGCTTAATTGCTTCTTCAACAGCATTTTCCATCAATGCTTTACCGATACCCTGTCCCTGAAAGTCAGGATGTACCGCTAAATGCCATATCATCCCGCCCGCACCTTCTTCGGAACATACTTTATCGTCTTCTGTATCGTATTCGATATCGATCAGACCGACAACCTGGTCTTCTTCTATCGCAACGAGTTCAATACTCGGATTCTCGAATCTTTCTTTCTCTCTGTGAACATCGTCATAATACGCAGTATCCAGGAAGGATAATACGCGGCATCTGACCCATCCTTTTTCATCAGTTGATTCATACTTTCTAATTTCCATAATAAGCTCCTTCAGTTATCTGTTTTTATTGAATAACAGTCTTCTCTTTCCTATAAACAGCGATGCAAACTGTTCGGCAAACAGTATTCCCACTGCTATCGAACCTGCACTGATAATGACTTCCATAATTATATTTACCGCACCAAAGTAATCCGATAAAATAATGCTGCTTGTTGCATCATATGCCATGCCTCCCGGGACAAACGGAATGATACCCGGCGTTAAAAAGATTGTCGACGGCTCTTTATACACCCTTGCCATTATATGACTCATTATCCCGAGTGTAAATGCACCGATGAAATTCAC from Jeotgalicoccus saudimassiliensis includes the following:
- a CDS encoding GOLPH3/VPS74 family protein; translated protein: MFTIAEALILLGTDDDKGTAVSSASSSLNYGLVGSILSELTMMGRIELKEGKVVIADDTLTEVSYFNTVIDEIKEDHKERTVEHWINHFAGKTKAINDPVYLSLVDKGILKEEDKTYFFFFNTNVYPTVDERPEQEIRKHVNDVVFNNAEPDPEIAMLLSLIKTCDLTAEVFGKERKKAAEKKLIELIENNEYGKAVSKTVEDMEAAILMATTTVITTTVIMNNN
- a CDS encoding GNAT family N-acetyltransferase yields the protein MEIRKYESTDEKGWVRCRVLSFLDTAYYDDVHREKERFENPSIELVAIEEDQVVGLIDIEYDTEDDKVCSEEGAGGMIWHLAVHPDFQGQGIGKALMENAVEEAIKLDLEFLEAWTRDAGNSAEWFEKNAYRKVDEYYHLYLSDEDMAHNVEPDDKALHPLYMFAEYTGSDIEQFDAIERKYKCMCYIRNL
- a CDS encoding threonine/serine exporter family protein — its product is MDWIFNLLFSFTASYFFAVVFDAPKKLFLPAGIVGAAGWMMGQTFGIVFDLPLVMVNFIGAFTLGIMSHIMARVYKEPSTIFLTPGIIPFVPGGMAYDATSSIILSDYFGAVNIIMEVIISAGSIAVGILFAEQFASLFIGKRRLLFNKNR